Below is a window of Streptomyces qaidamensis DNA.
GCCGCCCTGCGCGGCGACGTACGACGTGCCGTGCCCGACCAGGTCGGCCAGGACGTTGCCCGCCTTGTCCAGCACCACGGTGCCGTCCGGCACCGGCAGGACGAGGTCCTGACCGTCCTTGCCGGAGCGGTTGCCGCCCTCGCCGGGCTTGCCGTTGGTGGCCTTGCGGTGCGGGGAGTGGTGGTAGTCGAGCAGCGTGGTGATCGACTGGTCCACGGTGAGGATCACGTCCCCGCCGCGCCCGCCGTTGCCGCCGTCCGGCCCGCCGAGGGGCTTGAACTTCTCACGGTGGACGGAGGCACAGCCGTGGCCTCCGCTACCCGCGGCGACGTGCAGCTCGACGCGGTCCACGAAGGTGGTCATGGGATGTGCCTCCAGTTACTGCGGGAATGTCTTGGGTTAACACGCGAAAGGCGGACCCGCTTCCCGTGAGGGAAGTGAGGTCCGCCTCGCGAAAGTTTCCGATCAGGCGACCGGAACGATGTTCACGACCTTGCGGCCACGGTGGGTGCCGAACTGCACCGCACCCGCCGAGAGCGCGAACAGCGTGTCGTCGCCACCACGGCCGACGCCGGAGCCCGGGTGGAAGTGGGTGCCACGCTGACGGACCAGGATCTCACCCGCGTTGACGACCTGACCGCCGAAGCGCTTCACGCCGAGCCGCTGGGCATTGGAGTCGCGACCGTTCCGGGTGGACGATGCGCCCTTCTTGTGTGCCATTTCTCCTCAGTCCCTTACTTCGCAGCCGTGGGGATCTCAGTGACCTTGATCGCCGTGTACTGCTGGCGGTGGCCCTGGCGACGGCGGTAACCCGTCTTGTTCTTGTAGCGCAGAATGTCGATCTTCTGGCCCTTGTGGTGGTCCACGACCTCGGCCTGGACCTTGATGCCGGCCAGCACCCACGGGTCGCTGGTCACGGCGTCGCCGTCGACAACGAGCAGGGTCGAGAGCTCGACCGAGTCGCCAACCTTGGCAGTGGAAATCTTGTCAACCTCAACGATGTCGCCGACAGCAACCTTGTGCTGGCGACCACCGCTGCGCACGATGGCGTACACGCGGAACTCACTCTCTAGCTCGGGAAACGGCACCCCCGCAGGCCAGCCGCCCGACTCAGCGAGCGGCCTCTCCTGGCGCCCGGCGCCCGGAGGAGGAGGTTTACGGGGATGTGACGTGTCAGTCGACACGCCGACGGTCAAGGTTACGGGGCCGCGGCCGAAGGGGTCAAACCGAGCCCGGCCCGCCGCCTGTGCGACCGGTCACGCCGGTCGCACAGGCAGTGGATCTCAGCCCTCGTCGGTGGAGGCCGAGACGGAGGACGCGGACGACGCCGACTGCTCCGCCGCCACGGTCTTCTTCGACGCGGTCTTCTTGACGGCGGTCTTGGTCGTCTTCGCCGCCTTCTTGGCCGTCGTCTTCTTGGCGGCGGTCTTCTTCGCCGCGGTCTTCTTGGTGGTGGCGGCCTTCTTCGCCGTGACCTTCTTCGCCGTCTTGCGGGCCGCCTTCTTGGCGGGGGCCGACTCCTCGGCGGCCTCCTCCGTGACGGCACCGTCGGACGCGGGCGCCTGCGGGGCCTCCGCGGACACGTGCTCCCCGGACGCGACCTCCGCGGACGCGGCCTCGTTGGACGCGGCCTCCTCGGACGCGGCCGACGGGACGACCACGACGGCCGTCTCCTCGGACGCCGTGGACACGGTGGGCTTGCGCACCGCACGGCGCCGCGGACGGGCCGGGGCGGCGCTCTCTGCGGGCGCCTCGGGCTGAACGGCCGGCTCCGGCACCTCGGCGGCCTCGGCCTCGGGCACCGCCGGTGCGGTCTCCGCGACCGTCACCACCGCCGCCTCGGCCCCTGCCGGAGAACCGGCCGGAGCGGACACCTTGCGGGTGGCCCGCCGCCGGGTACGGCCCTTGGGCGCGGCGTCCTCGGCCGGAGCGGCCGGAGCGACCTGCGCGGCCTGCGCGGCCGCGGTCTCGACCACCGGGTCCTCCACGGCCATCGGCTCGGCCTGCGCCTCGGCGGCCGGCTCCGGCTGCACCGGACGGGCGACCTCCTGCTCGGCGGTCACGTCCTGAGCCGTCGGCACCTCGGCCTCGGCCTGCCCGGCCCGGCCCCGGCCGCGCCGGGCCTTGTCCCTGCCCTGCTCGGCCTTGGGCTCCGCCGTCTCACCCCGCGGGGCACCCGCCGGAGCCGACGCCCGCCGGCTCGCCCGGCGTCGCGACCGGCCACGGCCGGCAGCGGCCTCCGCCTCGGCGGCGCTGCTGTACAGCTCCTCGTCGGGCTCGAAGGACGGCTCGGGCAGCGCGATCGGCTCGGCGACCTCGGCTCCGACCTCCGCCTCGGTCTCGGCCTCCTGCTCGGCGGTCTCGACGGCGGCCTCGTGCACGTGCGGCTGCTCGGCGGCACCGGCACGCGCGCGCTTCTTGCGCTTGCCGCCGCCCCCGGGGGCCGTCGGCTGCTCCATGTGCACGATGACACCACGGCCGTTGCAGTGGACACACGTCTCGGAGAAGGACTCCAGCAGGCCCTGCCCGACCCGCTTGCGGGTCATCTGCACGAGCCCCAGCGAGGTCACCTCGGCGACCTGGTGCTTCGTACGGTCGCGGCCCAGGCACTCCAGCAGGCGCCGCAGCACCAGGTCCCGGTTGGACTCCAGCACCATGTCGATGAAGTCGATGACGATGATGCCGCCGAGGTCGCGCAGCCGCAGCTGACGCACGATCTCCTCGGCCGCCTCCAGGTTGTTCCTGGTGACCGTCTCCTCCAGGTTGCCGCCCTGGCCGGTGAACTTGCCGGTGTTGACGTCGACGACGACCATCGCCTCGGTCCGGTCGATCACCAGCGAACCGCCGCTGGGCAGCCAGACCTTGCGGTCGAGGGCCTTGGCGAGCTGCTCGTCGATCCGGTACGTGGCGAAGACGTCGACCTCGGAGGTCCACTTCGACAGCCGCTCGGCGAGGTCCGGCGCGACGTGCGAGACGTACCCGTGGATGGTCGACCACGCCTCGTCGCCGCTGACGACGACCTTGGAGAAGTCCTCGTTGAAGATGTCGCGCACGACCCGGACGGTCATGTCCGGCTCGCCGTACAGCAGCGTCGGCGCGTTGCCGTTCTTGGCCTTCTTCTGGATCTCCTCCCACTGCTGCTGCAGCCGCTCGACGTCCCGGCGCAGTTCGTCCTCGCTCGCGCCCTCGGCGGCGGTGCGCACGATGACGCCCGCGTCCTCGGGGACGATCTTCTTGAGGATGGTCTTCAGCCGGGCCCGCTCGGTGTCGGGCAGCTTGCGGCTGATGCCGGTCATCGAGCCCTCGGGCACGTACACGAGGTAACGGCCCGGCAGGGAGACCTGGCTGGTCAGACGGGCGCCCTTGTGACCGATGGGGTCCTTCGTCACCTGGACGAGCACGGACTGCCCGGACTTCAGGGCGGACTCGATACGCCGCGGCCCGTTGGCCATGCCCAGCGCCTCGAAGTTGACCTCACCGGCGTACAGCACCGCGTTGCGGCCCTTGCCGATGTCGATGAAGGCGGCCTCCATCGACGGCAGCACGTTCTGCACCTTGCCGAGGTAGACGTTGCCGACGTACGAGGTCGACTGCTCCTTGTTGACGTAGTGCTCGACGAGCACGTTGTCCTCGAGGACGCCGATCTGCGTGCGGTCGCCGTGCTGGCGCACGACCATCACACGCTCGACGGCCTCGCGGCGGGCCAGGAACTCGGCCTCGGTGATGATCGGCACGCGGCGGCGGCCCTGCTCGCGGCCTTCGCGGCGGCGCTGCTTCTTGGCCTCCAGACGGGTCGAGCCCTTGATGGACTGCACCTCGTCGGACGGCTCGGCCTTGGGGCGGGGCTCGCGGACCTTGACGACCGTGCGCTCGGGGTCGCCGTCGGAGGGCTCGGACTCGGTGCCGGAGTCACCGGCACGGCGACGGCGGCGACGGCGACGGCGGCTGCTGCTGGAGCCGCCGGACTCGTCGCGGTCGGTGGCGTCGTCGGAGTCCTCGTCGTCCTCCTCGGCGCCGTCCTCGGTGTCCTGCGCGGCACCCTGCTCGGACTCGGCGTCCTCGCCGCCCTCACCGTCGGAGTCGGCGGACTCACCGCGCCTGCGGCGGCGGCCGCCCCGGCGACGGCGACGGCGCGAGCCGGTGCCCTCGGACTCCTCCTGGTCGTCACCGTCGGCCTGGTCCTCGGCGGACTCGTCGGCCTCCTCCACCTCGTCGTCGGTGATGTCGTCGGCGGTGGTGCCGACGGCGGTGGTCTCGGGAGCCTGGGCCTCGGCGTCGTCGGCGGCACCCCGGCGCCGACGCCGGCGACGCGAACCGCCGGTCGGCTCCTCACGCGGGGCCTCGGCCGGCACGGACTCCTCGGTCTCCTCGGGCTCCTCCGCCCCGACCGCTTCGGCGGCGGCAGCGGCAGCGGCCCGCTCCGGCGTCTGGAACTGGGGCTCGGTGAAGACGGGCGCCTGGAACAGCGCGACGGCGGGCCGCCTCGGACGCGAGGGCGGCTCGCTCTCGCCGTCGGCCGCGTCCGCGGACGCCCGGGCGGCGGCCTTCGAGGCCCGCGCGCCCTTGGCGGGCTGGGCGGGCTCGGCGAAGCCGCCGGCGGCCCGGCGCACGACCCGGCGGCGGCGCCGCGGACCCGTCTCCTCAGCCGGTTCGGCAGCTTCGGCGGCGGTTTCGGCCGGGATCTCGGCAGCGGGGGCGGGCTCGGCGGCAGCGGTCTCGGAGGCGGTGGCCTCGGACGCGCGGGCGGGCTCGGCGGCGGGGTTCTCGGTCACAGGTGCCTTCGCCTCCTCGGCGTTCCCTTCCACCGCGTCCGCGGCGGAAGGCGCCCCGGCGGGCGCGGACGCCCGCCGCGAGGCACGCCGGCGAGTCCGACGCGGAGCAGCCTCTTCAGCGGCCTCGGCACCTTCGGCGGCGCCCTCGGCCACGACGGCCGGCTCCGGACCGTCGGCCTCGGCCGGGGCCGCGACCGTCTCGGCGGCGGCCTCCGCCGGGGCGGCGGAGGGCGAGGTGACGGTGCGCGTGGCGCGGCGCCGGGTGCGCTTGGGGGCGGCGTCCTCGGACACCTCGGCGGAGGCGGCAGGGGCGGCCTCGGCCGGCTCGGCGACGGCGGTCACCGGGACCACGGTCTCGGCGGTCTCCTCGGCCTCGGGAGCGCCGGCGGGTGCGGAGACACGGCGCACGGCGCGACGCCGCTTGGGCGGCGCGGGCGCGGCAGCGGTCTCGACGGCCTCGGGAGCCTGCTCCGCCTCGGCAACGGTTTCTTCGACCTCGTCGGCCTCTACGACGTCAGCCGCGAGATCCTCGGCCTCGGCGACCGGTATGGCCGGCGCGACGGTCTCCGCCGGCGCGTCGGAGGAGGCCCCGGTGGGCGGACCCGCCGGGCGGGAAGCAGCACGCCGCCGCCGGCGGGGCGGCAGGGTGTCGCTGGGAGTGTTCTGTTCGGAACCCTCTGTGGGTTCGGTCGGTTCGAGCATGCGGGCTTATCTCCCGTCAGGCTCCCGGGCGCCGCGCTTGGTCCGGCGATGCCGGTGACGTCCGCGGCGCGCGCTGTGCGCGTTCGCCGCCGTCCGGGGCGCGGGCGCCGCACGGGAGCTCTCTGTGTCCTGTCTCGCCGGTTCCGTACGCCGAATGCGTACGGCCTGGCGAAAGTCTTCTGGTCGGTGCGCTGCCCGACCCAGGTGGCTCCCGAGTCCGAGGGCGGCGCTACGACGTCCGTCCCTACGCGGGACCTTCCTTACGCCGGCGCCGTCGCGGCGGCAGTCGGTTCGGCCGGGGCCTCGACTGCCTCGCGGTCGGGCGCGAGCGGGTCGGTCACCGTGCCGGTCTCTTCATCGAACAGCCCCTGCGCCAGCCTGGTCACCGCTGCGGGGACCGGCGGCGCCAGGTCGGCCACGGCGCGGAGACCGGACAGGACGTCGTCGGGTCGTACGGCAGGCGTCACGTGCCGAACAACCAGCCGCAGTATCGCACAGGGCTGGTCGGTCGGCCTATCAGCCTGCGAACTGTGCGTTTCCGTGAGGTCGTGGACCTCCAGGCTCGCAACCGCGGAGCGGGCGTCGAACGTGCGGACGCCGTTCTTGGCGAGGCGCTGGACTTCGACGGCCTCGGCCGCGTTGAAGGCGTCCGCCGCTCGGCGGGCCTCCTCCGGCGGCACTCCGTCCAGCCGGAGCTCCCAGACGGAAGCCGTCAGCCGGTCGGCGAGCCCCGAGGTGCGGGCCTCGACCGCCTCGGTGATGTCGAGGCCGGTGGGAAGCGACTCGTCGAGGAGGGCCCTGAGCTGCTCCGGGTCGCGGGGCGCGGTGAGGGCGATCTCCAGGTACTCCGCCTCACTGCCCGTGCCGGTGGGTGCGGCATTGGCGTACGACACCTTCGGGTGCGGTGTGAAGCCCGCCGAGTAGGCCATCGGCACCTCGGCACGGCGCAACGCACGCTCGAAGGCGCGCTGGAAGTCACGGTGGCTGGTGAACCGGAGGCGGCCGCGCTTGGTGTAGCGCAGACGGATGCGCTGCACCGCGGGTGCGGGCGGCGGGCCTTCGGGCTGTCGCTTGCCCAGTGTCGTTCAGTCCTTCGTGAGAGCGGTCGTACTGCTATCAAGAGTACGTGGCTCGCGCCCCGAAGGTTCCCTCCGGTCGACCGGCCGCGGCTGCCGCGGCTCGCCGAGGAGCATCCGCCGGAAGTCGGCGCGGGCCTGGCGTACGGACTCCCGGGCGGCGGCCAGCGCCTGCCGGGTGGCCCGCCGCACACTGCGGGCGGCCTCGGCGGCGGGCCGCAGGACGGCGTCCCGTACGAGGTGCCCGACGGGCGTCAGCACGCTGCGGTACACCCACCGCACCGGTTCGACGAAGATCCACCGGAAGAGGGTGCCGAGCAGGCGCCCGACCGCGAGGGAGATGTGCCCGGCGACGCGCCAGGCGTGACCGAGGGCGTCCCACACCTCCCGGCCGATGACGGCGAGGACGCGTCCGGCCGGCGTGAGGATCCAGCGCCACAGGGCGAGCGCGGGCAGGACGAGCAGGATGCGGGCGATCCAGTACAGGGCCATCCCGATCCCGGTGACGATCATGCTCACCAGCCACCCGAGCCCCTTGCAGCACCAGGCGACCGCGCGGCCGACGGGCGCGAGCACCCAGGTGTACAGCCATAGGGCGGGTACGACGACGAGGTGCTCAGCGAGCCATGCCAGGGCCGTCCAGACGCCGAAGCCCAGCGCGGCCAGCCCGGCGCCGATCCCCTTCAGAACCCACGTCACCGCGTGCCCGACGGGCGTGAGCAGCCAGGCGTACACCCAGCCGAGCGCGGCTCCCACCCCCCTGGCGATCCAGCCGGCCCCGGCGCCGACGCCCCGGGCGGCCCATGCGATCGCGTGCCCCACAGGGGTCAGCACATACCGGTAGAGCCAGACCAGGGGCACGACGACGAGGACGTGACCCAGCCATCCGAGGGCCTTGCCCAGCGGGACGACGACGTAGCGCCACAGCCCCACGAACGGCCAGACGAACACCGCCCGCCCCAGCCACAGCAGCGCCCGGCCGAGCGGCCGGAGCAGCGTGTCGTTCAGGAACCGTCCGGCCACGACGAGCGCGTCCCACAGCATCCGCACGGGGACGACCAGGACGAGCACGACGATCCGCACGGGAATCCGGATCGCGACGGCGAGACACCCCTCCGCCGCCTCGGGCTCGCGCCGGGCCGTCGGCCCGGTCGGCCGCTCTCGCGGATCGACCCGCGTCTCGGAACCCTCATGGGGTCGCTTCTCCAGATCCATACCGTCGTAGACGCCTTCAGTGCCCCGTCCGGATCCAGCACCGCATCGTCCCGCCCCGTTCTCCCGCAGTTCCCCCGCTCAGCCGCAAGATCATACGGCTCACGCGCGGGTGACCTGCGCCTGGAGCAGCCGGGGTGACTCCTGGAAGCCGCTGCGGGCGTACGCGGGGATGGCCCGCGGACTGGAGTGCACGGTCACGCGTTCCAGTCCGAGTTCGCGTGCTCCGTCCAGGACGGCCTGGATGAGCCGCCCGCCCAGCCCGCCGTCCCGCGCCTCGGGTACGACGTACACGCACTGGAGATCGCCGGAGGCCCGCCGCGGCGCCCGGGGCGTGGGCACCCGCTGCACCACCGCGAGCCAGGCCATGCCGATGACCCGGTCGTCCCGGACGAGGACCAGGCAGCGGTGGGAGTTCGCGTTCTCCTCCGCCCAGGTGACGAAGTGCCGTACGAAGTCCTCGCGTTCGCCGAGGTCCTCCAAGCCGTTCTCGACGAGCCACTCCCAGCGGAGGGTGGCCACTGCGGAGAGCTCGGCGGGCCGGGCCGGGCGGATGCTGATGTTGTCCATCAGGCCATTGTCGAGTCGGCCGTCGAGCCGGACACAGGGCCGGCCGCCTCCTGCGTCTCCCAGCGCAGCAGATCGCCCGGCTGGCACTCCAGCACCTCGCACAGCGCGGCGAGGGTCGAGAAGCGGACCGCCTTGGCACGGCCGTTCTTGAGGACCGCCAGGTTGGCGGGGGTGATGCCGACGCGTTCCGCCAGTTCGCCCACGGACATCTTGCGTTTGGCCAGCATCACGTCGATGTCGACGGCGATGGGCATCAGATGACCTCTTCCAGCTCGGCCTGC
It encodes the following:
- a CDS encoding Rne/Rng family ribonuclease; its protein translation is MLEPTEPTEGSEQNTPSDTLPPRRRRRAASRPAGPPTGASSDAPAETVAPAIPVAEAEDLAADVVEADEVEETVAEAEQAPEAVETAAAPAPPKRRRAVRRVSAPAGAPEAEETAETVVPVTAVAEPAEAAPAASAEVSEDAAPKRTRRRATRTVTSPSAAPAEAAAETVAAPAEADGPEPAVVAEGAAEGAEAAEEAAPRRTRRRASRRASAPAGAPSAADAVEGNAEEAKAPVTENPAAEPARASEATASETAAAEPAPAAEIPAETAAEAAEPAEETGPRRRRRVVRRAAGGFAEPAQPAKGARASKAAARASADAADGESEPPSRPRRPAVALFQAPVFTEPQFQTPERAAAAAAAEAVGAEEPEETEESVPAEAPREEPTGGSRRRRRRRGAADDAEAQAPETTAVGTTADDITDDEVEEADESAEDQADGDDQEESEGTGSRRRRRRGGRRRRRGESADSDGEGGEDAESEQGAAQDTEDGAEEDDEDSDDATDRDESGGSSSSRRRRRRRRRAGDSGTESEPSDGDPERTVVKVREPRPKAEPSDEVQSIKGSTRLEAKKQRRREGREQGRRRVPIITEAEFLARREAVERVMVVRQHGDRTQIGVLEDNVLVEHYVNKEQSTSYVGNVYLGKVQNVLPSMEAAFIDIGKGRNAVLYAGEVNFEALGMANGPRRIESALKSGQSVLVQVTKDPIGHKGARLTSQVSLPGRYLVYVPEGSMTGISRKLPDTERARLKTILKKIVPEDAGVIVRTAAEGASEDELRRDVERLQQQWEEIQKKAKNGNAPTLLYGEPDMTVRVVRDIFNEDFSKVVVSGDEAWSTIHGYVSHVAPDLAERLSKWTSEVDVFATYRIDEQLAKALDRKVWLPSGGSLVIDRTEAMVVVDVNTGKFTGQGGNLEETVTRNNLEAAEEIVRQLRLRDLGGIIVIDFIDMVLESNRDLVLRRLLECLGRDRTKHQVAEVTSLGLVQMTRKRVGQGLLESFSETCVHCNGRGVIVHMEQPTAPGGGGKRKKRARAGAAEQPHVHEAAVETAEQEAETEAEVGAEVAEPIALPEPSFEPDEELYSSAAEAEAAAGRGRSRRRASRRASAPAGAPRGETAEPKAEQGRDKARRGRGRAGQAEAEVPTAQDVTAEQEVARPVQPEPAAEAQAEPMAVEDPVVETAAAQAAQVAPAAPAEDAAPKGRTRRRATRKVSAPAGSPAGAEAAVVTVAETAPAVPEAEAAEVPEPAVQPEAPAESAAPARPRRRAVRKPTVSTASEETAVVVVPSAASEEAASNEAASAEVASGEHVSAEAPQAPASDGAVTEEAAEESAPAKKAARKTAKKVTAKKAATTKKTAAKKTAAKKTTAKKAAKTTKTAVKKTASKKTVAAEQSASSASSVSASTDEG
- the rpmA gene encoding 50S ribosomal protein L27, with product MAHKKGASSTRNGRDSNAQRLGVKRFGGQVVNAGEILVRQRGTHFHPGSGVGRGGDDTLFALSAGAVQFGTHRGRKVVNIVPVA
- a CDS encoding helix-turn-helix domain-containing protein; the encoded protein is MPIAVDIDVMLAKRKMSVGELAERVGITPANLAVLKNGRAKAVRFSTLAALCEVLECQPGDLLRWETQEAAGPVSGSTADSTMA
- the rplU gene encoding 50S ribosomal protein L21, which gives rise to MYAIVRSGGRQHKVAVGDIVEVDKISTAKVGDSVELSTLLVVDGDAVTSDPWVLAGIKVQAEVVDHHKGQKIDILRYKNKTGYRRRQGHRQQYTAIKVTEIPTAAK
- a CDS encoding GNAT family N-acetyltransferase, whose amino-acid sequence is MDNISIRPARPAELSAVATLRWEWLVENGLEDLGEREDFVRHFVTWAEENANSHRCLVLVRDDRVIGMAWLAVVQRVPTPRAPRRASGDLQCVYVVPEARDGGLGGRLIQAVLDGARELGLERVTVHSSPRAIPAYARSGFQESPRLLQAQVTRA
- a CDS encoding TIGR03936 family radical SAM-associated protein; the encoded protein is MQRIRLRYTKRGRLRFTSHRDFQRAFERALRRAEVPMAYSAGFTPHPKVSYANAAPTGTGSEAEYLEIALTAPRDPEQLRALLDESLPTGLDITEAVEARTSGLADRLTASVWELRLDGVPPEEARRAADAFNAAEAVEVQRLAKNGVRTFDARSAVASLEVHDLTETHSSQADRPTDQPCAILRLVVRHVTPAVRPDDVLSGLRAVADLAPPVPAAVTRLAQGLFDEETGTVTDPLAPDREAVEAPAEPTAAATAPA